Below is a window of Streptomyces sp. ITFR-16 DNA.
CCACGAGTACCCCCGCCTGGCCCATGTCGGGGACCGTACCGGCCTCGAACTGATCCGCACCCTCCAGCAGAAGATCGTCTCGCTCCAGCAGGAGGACGAGCGCGAGTTCGGTGACTACGAGGCACGGCTGAAGGTCTTCCAGGAGTGCACGGTGACCCGAGTCCTGAAAGAACAACGCCCGAAGGACGGGGACCGCGTCTCGGGCACCTTCTGCTACGAGCGCGAGTCGGGCCGCTTCTTCGTGCTGGAGGCGCCCGCGGTCGTCCTCGCCACCGGCGGCATCGGCAAGTCCTTCAAGGTGACGTCGAACTCCTGGGAGTACACCGGCGACGGCCATGCGCTGGCGCTGCTGGCGGGGGCGCCCCTGCTGAACATGGAGTTCGTGCAGTTCCACCCGACCGGGATGGTCTGGCCGCCCTCGGTCAAGGGCATCCTCGTCACCGAGTCGGTGCGCGGCGACGGCGGGGTGCTGCGCAACTCCGAGGGCAAGCGGTTCATGTTCGACTACGTCCCCGACGTGTTCAAGGAGAAGTACGCGCAGTCGGAGGAGGAGGGCGACCGCTGGTACGAGGACCCGGACCACAACCGCCGGCCGCCCGAGCTGCTGCCGCGCGACGAGGTCGCCCGGGCCATCAACTCCGAGGTGAAGGCGGGCCGGGGCTCCCCGCACGGCGGGGTGTTCCTGGATGTGTCGACCCGGATGCCGGCCGAGCGCATCCGGCGGCGGCTGCCCTCGATGTACCACCAGTTCAAGGAGCTGGCGGACGTCGACATCACGGCCGAGGCGATGGAGGTCGGCCCCACCTGCCACTACGTGATGGGCGGCATCGCCGTCGACTCGGACAGCGCGGCCGCCCTCGATGTGCCGGGGCTGTTCGCGGCGGGCGAGGTGGCGGGCGGCATGCACGGCTCCAACCGGCTCGGCGGGAACTCCCTCTCCGACCTGCTGGTCTTCGGCCGCCGGGCCGGGCTGCACGCCGCCGCGTACGCCGCGGCGGCCGCCACCCCGCCCGTGGCGGACGAGGCGCAGATCGACGCGGCCGCGGCGGAGGCGCTGCGTCCGTTCAGCGCGGAGGCCCCCGCAGGTGACGTACCGCCGGAGAATCCGTACACCCTGCACCAGGAACTCCAGCAGACGATGAACGACCTGGTCGGCATCATCCGGCGCGCCCCCGAGATGGAACGGGCCCTGGAGAAGCTGGCCGGGCTGCGCGAGCGGGCCGGGCGCGCCGGGGTGGAGGGGCACCGGCAGTTCAACCCGGGCTGGCATCTCGCCCTGGACCTGCGGAACATGCTGCTGGTCAGCGAGTGCATCGCGCGGGCGGCGCTGGAGCGCACCGAGAGCCGCGGCGGCCACACGCGCGAGGACTGTCCGGCGATGGAGCGCTCCTGGCGGCCGGTGAACCTGCTGTGCCGGCCGGTGGAGGATCCGGACGCCGCGGGCCTGATCGCGCTCGTCCGCACGGTGACCGAACCCATCCGTCCCGACCTGCTCTCCCTGTTCGAGAAGGAGGAGCTGGCCAAGTACCTCGCCGAAGAGGAGCTCTACGAGTGAGCAGCTACGACGCACGGTTCAGGGTGTGGCGCGGGGACGCCTCGGGCGGCGGACTCCAGGACTTCTCGGTCGAGGTCAACGACGGCGAGGTGGTCCTCGACATCATCCACCGCATCCAGGCCACCCGGGCGGGCGATCTGGCGGTGCGGTGGAACTGCAAGGCGGGCAAGTGCGGTTCGTGCAGCGCGGAGATCAACGGCAGGCCCCGGCTGATGTGCATGACCCGGATGTCGGTGTTCGGCCGTGAGGAGACGGTCACGGTCACCCCGCTGCGGGCCTTCCCCGTGGTGCGCGATCTGGTGACGGATGTGTCGTTCAACTACGCCAAGGCACGGGAGGTGCCCGCCTTCGTACCCCCGGAGGGGGTGAAGGCGGGCGACTACCGCATGCAGCAGGTCGATGTGGACCGCTCTCAGGAGTTCCGCAAGTGCATCGAGTGCTTCCTGTGCCAGGACACCTGCCATGTGGTGCGCGACCACGAGGAGAACAAGGCGTCCTTCGCCGGACCGCGCTTCCTGATGCGGGTGGCCGAGCTGGACATGCACCCGCTGGACGCCGCCGCCGAGTCCGGGCTCGACCGCAAGGCGACGGCCCAGGAGGAGCACGGACTCGGCTACTGCAACATCACCAAGTGCTGTACGGAGGTCTGCCCCGAGCACATCAGGATCACGGACAACGCGCTGATCCCGCTGAAGGAACGGGCGGTGGACCGCACGTACGACCCGCTGGTCTGGCTGGGG
It encodes the following:
- a CDS encoding fumarate reductase/succinate dehydrogenase flavoprotein subunit, producing MTELERQQWDVVVVGAGGAGLRAAIEARERGARTAVICKSLFGKAHTVMAEGGIAASMGNVNSGDNWQVHFRDTMRGGKFLNQWRMAELHAKEAPDRVWELETWGALFDRTPEGKISQRNFGGHEYPRLAHVGDRTGLELIRTLQQKIVSLQQEDEREFGDYEARLKVFQECTVTRVLKEQRPKDGDRVSGTFCYERESGRFFVLEAPAVVLATGGIGKSFKVTSNSWEYTGDGHALALLAGAPLLNMEFVQFHPTGMVWPPSVKGILVTESVRGDGGVLRNSEGKRFMFDYVPDVFKEKYAQSEEEGDRWYEDPDHNRRPPELLPRDEVARAINSEVKAGRGSPHGGVFLDVSTRMPAERIRRRLPSMYHQFKELADVDITAEAMEVGPTCHYVMGGIAVDSDSAAALDVPGLFAAGEVAGGMHGSNRLGGNSLSDLLVFGRRAGLHAAAYAAAAATPPVADEAQIDAAAAEALRPFSAEAPAGDVPPENPYTLHQELQQTMNDLVGIIRRAPEMERALEKLAGLRERAGRAGVEGHRQFNPGWHLALDLRNMLLVSECIARAALERTESRGGHTREDCPAMERSWRPVNLLCRPVEDPDAAGLIALVRTVTEPIRPDLLSLFEKEELAKYLAEEELYE
- a CDS encoding succinate dehydrogenase/fumarate reductase iron-sulfur subunit, translated to MSSYDARFRVWRGDASGGGLQDFSVEVNDGEVVLDIIHRIQATRAGDLAVRWNCKAGKCGSCSAEINGRPRLMCMTRMSVFGREETVTVTPLRAFPVVRDLVTDVSFNYAKAREVPAFVPPEGVKAGDYRMQQVDVDRSQEFRKCIECFLCQDTCHVVRDHEENKASFAGPRFLMRVAELDMHPLDAAAESGLDRKATAQEEHGLGYCNITKCCTEVCPEHIRITDNALIPLKERAVDRTYDPLVWLGNKIRRRDPSRDPS